The following DNA comes from Shinella zoogloeoides.
CGCGCTATGGTGCCGATTTCAATATGCCCGGCCAGCTGGTCGGACGGATCTTGCGCAGCCCGCACGCCCACGCCGTCATTCGCAGGATCGACACGTCGAAGGCCGAGCAACTTCCCGGCGTCAAGGCCGTGGTGACGGCGGCGGACCTGCCCGACCTCACGAGCGGCGATGCCGCCATGTATGACATTCTCGATAACTGCATGGCGCGCAGGAAGGCGCTCTACGACGGGCACGCCGTGGCCGCCGTGGCGGCGATCGATGCACGCACCGCCAGACAGGCGCTCAAGCTCATCGAAGTCGAGTATGAACTCCTGCCGCACGTCACCGACGTCGACCAGGCATTTGCCGCGGATGCTCCGCTTATCAACGACACGATCATCACGACGGGCGTCGATCCGAAGCCGGATCGCGCTTCGAATGTTTCGATGCGCAGCCAGTTCGGACATGGTGACGTCGATGCCGGCATGGCAAAGGCGGATTTCGTGGTCGAGCGGACGTTCAAGACCGAACAGACCCATCAGGGCTATATCGAGCCTCATGCCTGCGTGGCCAATGTCAGCCCGGACGGTACGGCGGATCTGTGGGTTTGCACGCAGGGCCACTTCGTCTATCGCCAGCATTGCGCACAACTGCTCGGCATGGATGCCTCCAAGCTGCGCGTAACGTCGTCGGAAATCGGCGGCGGCTTCGGCGGCAAGACGCATGTCTGGGCTGAACCCGTCGCGCTCGCGCTGTCGCGCAAGGCCGGCAGGCCGGTCAAGCTGGTCATGACGCGCGACGAGGTATTTCGCGCGACCGGCCCGACCAGCGCCACGTCGATCGACGTGAAAATCGGCGCGATGAAGGACGGAACGATCGTCGCAGCCGATGCTACCCTTCGCTATTCGTGCGGTCCCTATGCGGGATCCTGGGCCGAGGTCGGCGCCATGACCGCATTTGCCTGCTACAAGCTCGAGAATGTCAGGACCGTCGGCTACGAGGTGCTGGTAAACCGGCCGAAGACGGCGGCGTATCGTGCACCCTCCGCGCCAATGGCGGCGTTTGCGGTGGAAAGCGCCATAGACGAGCTTGCCGGGAAGGTCGGCATGGATGCCGTGGACTTTCGCATCAAGAACGCGGCACAGGAAGGGACCAAGGCATCCTATGGTCCGGTCTACGGCCCGATTGGCATCGGCCCGACACTGGAAGCTGTAAAGAACCATCCGCACATGAAGGCGCCCCTCGGCGAGAACCAGGGACGCGGCATGGCGTGCGGCTTCTGGTTCAACTTCGGCGGCCAGACATGTACCGACCTGAATATCGGAATGGACGGCACCGTCTCGCTTGCGGTCGGCACGGTGGATGTCGGTGGTTCGCGCGCATCGCTCTCGCTGGTGGCGGCAGAGGAACTCGGGATCGACTACGCGCAAGTCAGAGCGGTGATCGCCGATACGTCGAGCCTCGGCTACAACGACATGACGGACGGCAGCCGCGGCACCTTCTCGTCCTCGATGGCCACCATCTCTGCCGCTCGCAACGCGATCAAGGTCCTTCGCGCGCGTGCGGCGCAGATGTGGGACATCCCGGTCGAGGACGTGACGTGGGAAAAGGGCCATGCCGTCGCCAAGGGCGAAACGCATGGAAACCTTCCGAATCTGTCCTTGAAGGAGATTGCGGCTGCGTCGGGCACCACTGGCGGCCCGATTGCCGGTCATAGCGAAATCGTGGCGGATGGCGCCGGCGTGTCCTTCGCGACCCATATCTGCGATATCGAGGTCGATCCCGAAACGGGGGCCACCAGGGTCCTGCGCTACACCGTGGTGCAAGACGCTGGCAAAGCCGTGCATCCAACCTATGTCGAGGGACAATACCAAGGCGGCGCCGCGCAAGGCATCGGCTGGGCGCTCAACGAAGAATATATCTACGGCAAGGACGGCCGGCTGCAGAATGCGGGCTTTCTCGACTACCGCATACCCGTATGTTCGGATCTGCCCATGATAGACACGCAGATCCTCGAGATCCCCAACCCCAATCACCCCTATGGGGTTCGCGGCGTCGGGGAAACCTCCATCGTCCCCCCGCTTGCGGCGGTGGCCAATGCGGTGTCCAATGCGGTAGGTGTGCGGATGCAGCATATTCCCATGTCGCCGCCGCGGATTCTGGCGGCGCTTGAGACGTAAGGAGGCCCGATGGTCGAGGTGACGCTCTGGGGTGCGCTCGCCGCAGCGGCCGGGGGCACCAGCAAGGTCGAGATCGAGGCGCGAAACATCAGGGAACTGTTCAAGAGGTTAAGCGAACGGTTCCCTGGGCTCGCGCCGCTGATGGATCGCGGGATCGCAGTCGCGATAGACGGGACGATCTATCGCGACACATGGTCGAAGGAACTGCCAGCGGGAGCGGAAATCTATCTTCTGCCGAGGCTGGCTGGCGGGTAATGCAGGCAACCGGTCGCGTCGAAGGGGCATTTGAACGCATGGGACCCAGCGTGACTTCCCGGATATACGCACCGCGTGCGCGGTCATCATTGCCTTTCTGCCAACTCGTCAGATTCTAACGGAGACACCGGGGTCGCATGCCGTCAGTTTCCCTATTGGCTTAAGCAAGGAGAGGGAAAGGGGCAGGAATCCCGGACGCCCTACATGACGTTCCGGTAGATATCTCCATCTTTCATGATCATCGACAGCTTGGAGGGGTCCTGGAGAAGGCCCAAATCCTCCAAAGGATTGCCGTCGACAACAAGAAGATCGGCGCGCAAACCAGCGCGAACCCTGCCGATCTGATCTTCCATCTTGAAGAGCTCCGCTGCATAGCTGGTCGCCGACCGGATGACCTCGATCGCCGGAAGCACTTCACCGCGGATCTTGAACTCCATGGATTGGTGACGGTGGATCGGCCCGATAAGGTCAGTGCCATAAACCATCTTCACGCCGTGGCGCCGGGCGACCTCCAACTGGTTCGACCCGATATCCAGAACATACTTGATCTTCGCGTGCAGTTCGGGCGGCATCCCGATCTCCAGGCCCTCCTCCCACATCGTCGTATATGCGACGAGCGTCGGCACCAGGATGGCGTTCCGCTCCTTCATCAACATGGCCGTCTCATCGTCGAGGAAGTTGCCGTGCTCGATCGAGCGGACGCCGTTCCTGACGGCGTGCTGGATGCAGCGCGCGGTATAGGCGTGAGCCATGACGTATTTGCCCGCATTTTCCGCCTCCTCCACCGCGGCGCGGATCTCTTCGCCCGAAAACTGAACGAAGTGAATCGGGTCGGTATAGGAAGCGATTCCACCGCCCACCATCAGCTTCACCTGACTGGCGCCCCGGCGAATTTCGTCGCGAGCGGCAAGGCGCACCGCATCCACGCCGTCGGCAACCCGACCGAGGCTCGGGACATAATAATGGCTGTCGAATTCCGTTTCGCCGACGCCGCGCATGTCGCCGTGACCGCCGGTCTGCGAGATCGCCTTGCCGCTGTAGAGAATGCGCGGACTCGGAATGAGTTTTTCCTCGACCGCGCGGGCAAGGCCGAAATCCGCGCCGCCTGCGTCGCGGACGGTGGTGAAGCCGCGCATCAACATGCCCTCCAGAATGGGCATGGCTCTGAGCGCGGTGTAGAATGGCGACCACTTGGTGAGTTGCAGGAAGCTGTTGATCGGCACGATCACATGGACGTGGGCGTCGCAAAGGCCCGGCATCAGGACCTTTCCTTTTACGTCGATCACGTTAGCATCCGAGACGGTCAGTCTGGGTTCGCCGATTTCGGAAATTCTCCCTTCATCGACAAGGACGTCGCGCTCTTCCAGCAACGTTCCTGCGTCCACATCAAGGATCGACGCGTTCTTGAAAAGGGTCCGGCTCATTGTCGCATTCACTTTCTGATGACATCTGGGAAAACTGGTCGATAGGATTCGATGGCCGTGCCGCTGAACATTGCCTCTCGCTCCGGCTCGGAAAGCGAATGCACGCATTCCGCGTAGTCGTGGTAAATATCCCTGAAAGAACGGAAGAGCTTGTCGACGGGAAAATTGCTCGCGAACATCAGGCGGGACGGACCGAAAAGATCGACGAGCTCGGTGATCAAAGGCCGGACATCCTTCACTGTCCATTTCGGCTTCAACATGCCGAAGCCGGAAATCTTGACGGAAACGTTGTGACAGGCCGAGAGAGTTCGCATTCCCGCCTTCCAGGCTGAAAAGTCGCCGGTGATCAACCCATCCGGCATACCCGCCTGGTTGACGATGATCCGGGTCCCGGCGTGGACCTTGGCGATCGACGCAAGGTCCTCCATCTGATGCGGATAGACCTGGGTGTCGAAGGACAGGCCGTAGTCGGAGAGCTTGCTGAAGTTGCGCAGCCATCTCTCGTCCCGGAGGTAGTCACTTCTATCGACATAGGTGAGCCGGCGATCGGGGTGCCACGCCACGATGTGGCGGATGCCTCTGAGCAACGGCGACGCGGCCATGTGGGCGTCGATCAGTTCCACGGCCGCCGGATTGTCGAGCGCCACCTGGCCGACGATGGCGTTGGGGAAGCCGCTCTTCTCGTGAATTTGCTGGACGAACCGCGTCTCGCCGACCGGATTCCACGGATCAAATCCACCGTCGAGATGCACCGTGCCGATCAAGTCGAATTCCCAGGTGTCGGCGAGATAGTCCTTCGCCAGATAGTTTTTCCGGATCGGCGCCGGATCGCCGACGATCGATGGAGTGCCCGGATCCATCCACGGATATCGATACTGCTTCAGGTCCCAGAGATGATGATGCGGATCGAAAATCTTGAGGCGATATGACTTGGCCTCATCCGCGTTTTCCGCGGGAAGGCCGTGCACCCTCGCTTTTTCGTTTCTCATATCCATCGCACTCGTCCAACCGCGAAACTGCCTGTTCGCGAGCCATTTTGCTTTGGCGGACTTGATTGACAATACGAACGAAGTCGTGTCTCCATGACGAAAAGTCATGAGGCGGAAAGACGATGAAGCGTGCAGGAACGGACAGTTCCACACCGATCGATGCCATCGAGCGCGAGGGCAACCTGCCGTCGCTGACGGGGCTCAGGGCGTTCATCCTGGCGGCGCAATACAAAAGCTTTTCCCGGGCGGCGGAAGAGCTCAACATCACGCAAAGCGGTGTCAGCCGCGCCGTGCGCTCCATCGAGGAGATCACCGGTACACCGCTGTTCGAGCGGACCGGCCACGGGCTGGTGCTTACCGAATCCGGCGCGGCGTATTTCGAGGAAGTTTCCACTCTCCTCAGCGAACTCGGCGCCGCGACTCTAAGGCTTGCGACCTACAAGAGCGCTCACGAATCCCTGAATATCGCGACGCTGCCCAGCCTCGGGAGCCGCTGGCTGGCCCCTCGCCTGATACGGTTCCTCAAACAGAACCCGACCATCGACATCTCGGTGACGGGCAGGATCGGTCATTTCGAGTTCGAGGGAAGCAACATCGACGCGGCAATCCATTACGGCAGCGAGGCGTGGCCGGGCAGCCTGTCGGAACTGATCATGGACGAGGTCCTTGTGCCGATGTGCGCGCCCTCTCTGATCAGAAAGGGCGTGGTGCCAAATGCCCGGCTCCTGTTCGAACTCACGTTGATCCAGCACACGCACAGGCCGACCGCCTGGCGCGAATGGTTCAAGGATGTCGGTATCGACCATCCCCAGCCGAACCAGGGGCCGCGCTTCGAACAATACCAGATGGGTATCGAGGCGGCGATCTCGGGCCTCGGCGCGATCCTGATGCCGCCTTTCATGGTCATCGACGAGCTCACATCCGGGCGCCTTGTCCTGCTTCACAGCGTCCCGGTACCCACGCCCTGGCGCTACTACCTCGTCTATCCAAAGGGAAAGCGCAGTAAGCCCGGTGTGCAGAAATTCCGCACCTTCCTCAGAGCCGAAGCCAAGCGAACAGCCGAGCAAACCCTACAATTGATGCGTTAGGAGGAAGCGCCGGACACCGCTTCCCTGACAAAAAGGGGCCGCCTTTTGCACCCCTTTTCAGGCGTGTGGCGACCCCAGCGTCAAGATGCGGCTTGGGGAGCGCGCCGCATCCATGAAAATCAGCGCCCGCTGTTGGCTTTCCGGGACAGGTAGGCGTCCAGGATGACGGCCAGGGTCAGGATCGCACCCTGCACCTCAAGGCGTGTCTGGGTCGAAGCGTTGATGAGGAGCATGCCGTTCGAGACGCTGCCGATCACCAGCGCGCCCGTCAGGGCGGCCCAGACCGATCCCCTGCCCCCGAAGAGGCTGACGCCACCGATGACCGCCGCAGCGATCGCCTCGAGAAGGAGCGTCGTGTCGGCGGAATCGGGCGATACGCCGAGAACCCGCCCCGCCGCGATCATGCCGCCGAGCGCCGCAAAAACCCCGGTCAGCGTAAACGCCGTCACCCGCAGGAACTTGACCGAGATACCCGCGCGGCGGGCGGCTTCCGCGTTCGCCCCGATGGCGTACAGGTAGACGCCGAAGCGGGTCTGGGTCGTCACATAGGCGAAGAAACCAAGCAATCCGAGCAGGAACGCGACGAGAAGCGGAACACCTCTGTACGAACTGAAGACGGCAATGACGACGGTGCCGACGATTGCGAGCGCGACGGCCGGAGCGACGACGGACCACAGGAACGATGCAGGAAGCGCGTTGCGCTTCTTGGCGGCGTAAGATTGCAGGCTGAAGATGAGCCCAAGCGCTATGACGACGGCGAGCAGAGCCACGCTGACGGGAACGGGAAGATAAACCGTCGCGACCTTCCCGAGCGGCTGGCCGACCAGTGAAATCAGGTTCGAGCTGGCGGGCAGGAGATCGAGGAGAAGCCCCTGGAGGATGAGCGACGTACCGAGCGTCACGATGAAGGCAGGCGCTCGAAAATAGGTGATCACCAGCCCTTGCACACAGCCGATCGCCGCACCGATCAAGAGACCGACAGCGACGGCCGTCACGGTATCGAACCCTTGGTTGACGGCCATTCCAGCCGTAATCGCGGCCGATACCGCGCCGGTCGCGACGACGGACAGGTCGATCTCGCCGATGACCAGCACGAACATGAGGCCGAGCGCCACGATGCCGGTCGTCACGATCTGCAGCGAAAGGTTCGACAAGTTCCTCGGGCTGAGGAATAGCGGGTTCGCCCACGCGAAGTAGGCCCAGATGAGAACGAGCGCAAGAAGAACGGGCAGCATGCGATACCGCGTCGCCAGTGCTCCCAAGACAGCGTCAAGCTTCATTTTCGGTGTTTCCTGAGGAGCGGAATTGGCGAAAGTGGTCAAGGCGGATAACTGCTTAGACATGGTGCACCTCCTCCCGACGCGAAAGCGCAGCCATTTCCTCGTTGCTGATCATCCCGGTGATGGCGCCGACCAACTCTTCGCGGGTGTAGCTCCCACGGCTGACTTCCGCCACCTTGCTGCCAAGTCGCAGAACCACGACGCGATCGGCGACCTGCTGGACATCGCCCAGGTCATGGCTGATCACGATGACCGCCCGCCCCTGCGCGCGGAGGCGCTCGATCAGGTTCAGAACCTGCTTGCGCTGTGCGACGCCGAGCGCGGCCGTGGGCTCGTCGAGGAGCACGACACGGGGGTCGGTCAGGATCGAACGGCAGATCGCCACCGATTGGCGCTGCCCTCCCGACAGGGCGTTCGCAGGCACGTTGATGTCGCGGATCTTCACGTCAAGGTTTGCCAGCACCTCTTTCGCGCGCGCCTCCATGCGTGCACGGTCAAGCCGCCGCCCCTTGTACCAGGGGTGATAGTATTCACGCCCAAGGAAGAGGTTCTGCACCGTATCGAGATTGTCGCAGATGGCGAGATCCTGGTAGACCGTCTGGATACCCGCCGCGTTCGCGTCATGCGGGCTTTTCAGCGAAAGCGGTATTCCGGAGACGAGGATTTCGCCTTCGTCGGGAGACTGGATGCCGGAGATCGTCTTGACCAGCGTACTCTTTCCCGCGCCGTTGTCGCCGACCAGAGCGACGACTTCACCCGGCCATATGCTGAGTGATACCCTGGTGAGGGCAGCGACTCCTCCGAAACGTCTCGAGACGTTTCGGACCTCCAGGATCGGAGGTTCGTTCTTATTCATGACTAGGACCCCATTATGCGTTTTTGAGGAGCCGCCTTATCGACGGCCCC
Coding sequences within:
- a CDS encoding xanthine dehydrogenase family protein molybdopterin-binding subunit, with translation MNFDPRHTTRSFSSVGTRPIRPDGIDKVTGRARYGADFNMPGQLVGRILRSPHAHAVIRRIDTSKAEQLPGVKAVVTAADLPDLTSGDAAMYDILDNCMARRKALYDGHAVAAVAAIDARTARQALKLIEVEYELLPHVTDVDQAFAADAPLINDTIITTGVDPKPDRASNVSMRSQFGHGDVDAGMAKADFVVERTFKTEQTHQGYIEPHACVANVSPDGTADLWVCTQGHFVYRQHCAQLLGMDASKLRVTSSEIGGGFGGKTHVWAEPVALALSRKAGRPVKLVMTRDEVFRATGPTSATSIDVKIGAMKDGTIVAADATLRYSCGPYAGSWAEVGAMTAFACYKLENVRTVGYEVLVNRPKTAAYRAPSAPMAAFAVESAIDELAGKVGMDAVDFRIKNAAQEGTKASYGPVYGPIGIGPTLEAVKNHPHMKAPLGENQGRGMACGFWFNFGGQTCTDLNIGMDGTVSLAVGTVDVGGSRASLSLVAAEELGIDYAQVRAVIADTSSLGYNDMTDGSRGTFSSSMATISAARNAIKVLRARAAQMWDIPVEDVTWEKGHAVAKGETHGNLPNLSLKEIAAASGTTGGPIAGHSEIVADGAGVSFATHICDIEVDPETGATRVLRYTVVQDAGKAVHPTYVEGQYQGGAAQGIGWALNEEYIYGKDGRLQNAGFLDYRIPVCSDLPMIDTQILEIPNPNHPYGVRGVGETSIVPPLAAVANAVSNAVGVRMQHIPMSPPRILAALET
- a CDS encoding MoaD/ThiS family protein; translated protein: MVEVTLWGALAAAAGGTSKVEIEARNIRELFKRLSERFPGLAPLMDRGIAVAIDGTIYRDTWSKELPAGAEIYLLPRLAGG
- a CDS encoding amidohydrolase family protein; amino-acid sequence: MSRTLFKNASILDVDAGTLLEERDVLVDEGRISEIGEPRLTVSDANVIDVKGKVLMPGLCDAHVHVIVPINSFLQLTKWSPFYTALRAMPILEGMLMRGFTTVRDAGGADFGLARAVEEKLIPSPRILYSGKAISQTGGHGDMRGVGETEFDSHYYVPSLGRVADGVDAVRLAARDEIRRGASQVKLMVGGGIASYTDPIHFVQFSGEEIRAAVEEAENAGKYVMAHAYTARCIQHAVRNGVRSIEHGNFLDDETAMLMKERNAILVPTLVAYTTMWEEGLEIGMPPELHAKIKYVLDIGSNQLEVARRHGVKMVYGTDLIGPIHRHQSMEFKIRGEVLPAIEVIRSATSYAAELFKMEDQIGRVRAGLRADLLVVDGNPLEDLGLLQDPSKLSMIMKDGDIYRNVM
- a CDS encoding amidohydrolase family protein — translated: MDMRNEKARVHGLPAENADEAKSYRLKIFDPHHHLWDLKQYRYPWMDPGTPSIVGDPAPIRKNYLAKDYLADTWEFDLIGTVHLDGGFDPWNPVGETRFVQQIHEKSGFPNAIVGQVALDNPAAVELIDAHMAASPLLRGIRHIVAWHPDRRLTYVDRSDYLRDERWLRNFSKLSDYGLSFDTQVYPHQMEDLASIAKVHAGTRIIVNQAGMPDGLITGDFSAWKAGMRTLSACHNVSVKISGFGMLKPKWTVKDVRPLITELVDLFGPSRLMFASNFPVDKLFRSFRDIYHDYAECVHSLSEPEREAMFSGTAIESYRPVFPDVIRK
- a CDS encoding LysR family transcriptional regulator produces the protein MKRAGTDSSTPIDAIEREGNLPSLTGLRAFILAAQYKSFSRAAEELNITQSGVSRAVRSIEEITGTPLFERTGHGLVLTESGAAYFEEVSTLLSELGAATLRLATYKSAHESLNIATLPSLGSRWLAPRLIRFLKQNPTIDISVTGRIGHFEFEGSNIDAAIHYGSEAWPGSLSELIMDEVLVPMCAPSLIRKGVVPNARLLFELTLIQHTHRPTAWREWFKDVGIDHPQPNQGPRFEQYQMGIEAAISGLGAILMPPFMVIDELTSGRLVLLHSVPVPTPWRYYLVYPKGKRSKPGVQKFRTFLRAEAKRTAEQTLQLMR
- a CDS encoding ABC transporter permease subunit → MTTFANSAPQETPKMKLDAVLGALATRYRMLPVLLALVLIWAYFAWANPLFLSPRNLSNLSLQIVTTGIVALGLMFVLVIGEIDLSVVATGAVSAAITAGMAVNQGFDTVTAVAVGLLIGAAIGCVQGLVITYFRAPAFIVTLGTSLILQGLLLDLLPASSNLISLVGQPLGKVATVYLPVPVSVALLAVVIALGLIFSLQSYAAKKRNALPASFLWSVVAPAVALAIVGTVVIAVFSSYRGVPLLVAFLLGLLGFFAYVTTQTRFGVYLYAIGANAEAARRAGISVKFLRVTAFTLTGVFAALGGMIAAGRVLGVSPDSADTTLLLEAIAAAVIGGVSLFGGRGSVWAALTGALVIGSVSNGMLLINASTQTRLEVQGAILTLAVILDAYLSRKANSGR
- a CDS encoding ATP-binding cassette domain-containing protein, giving the protein MNKNEPPILEVRNVSRRFGGVAALTRVSLSIWPGEVVALVGDNGAGKSTLVKTISGIQSPDEGEILVSGIPLSLKSPHDANAAGIQTVYQDLAICDNLDTVQNLFLGREYYHPWYKGRRLDRARMEARAKEVLANLDVKIRDINVPANALSGGQRQSVAICRSILTDPRVVLLDEPTAALGVAQRKQVLNLIERLRAQGRAVIVISHDLGDVQQVADRVVVLRLGSKVAEVSRGSYTREELVGAITGMISNEEMAALSRREEVHHV